The sequence ATTTCATCCGCGGATTCGTCGGCCACGTCGCCGAGGGCTCGCGGGAACTCGAGGACTTCTTCGAGAAACTCGGCGAGGAGGCCATCGTTCCCGTGACCGTGCTCGCCTTCCGTCGACCGGACGGCACGCAGAAAGCGCGGTTCGTCCTGCCGATGATCCACCCCGGGCCGATGGGCGAAATCGGCGGCGGCAACTTCCCCGTCCGGGTCGCCGAACACACCGATGGCCTCGTCTTCCCGCCCCACGCCACGGCGGGTCACGACTTCAATCTCGTCACCGAGCGCGAGGTCGATGCCATCCTCGACGCCATCGACGCGGCACAGAAGCGACTGACGTACACCGACGAAGCGACCCGGAGCGCCCGCACGCAGTCCGGTGAAGCGACGATGCTCGGACAGGCGTTCGGCGGCAACGCCCTCCTCGTCGCCACCTACGCCCCCGGCTTCGCCGACGACGTGGAGTACGGCGTCGGTCTCTCGGTGGCTACCGAAGCGCGGACGACCGGCCTCGACGATGTCCTCCTCGTCGACGCCCACAACTCCAACAACGGCCTGCAGGGCGAAGATCTCGGCCACGTCACGCCCGGCAGTCAGCGCGCGTTCGACATGATCACCGCCGGGCGGGAGACCGGACGGCGACTGGCCGAGGCCCCGCAGGGGGACATCCAGCTGGGCGTCGCCTGGGACCGGACGAAGTGGGACGCGCTCGACGGCATCGGCCCGCTCGGCGTCCGCGTCGCCGTCGTCGACGTGGCAGACCAGCGGACAGCGTACATCCTCGTCGACGGCAACAACATGGTGCCGGGGCTCCGAGGACGGATCGTCGACGCCGTAACCACCGACAGCGACATCGACGTCGCCGAGGTGATGACCACCGACACCCACATCGTCAACACCGTCGAGGCGGACAACCAGGTGGGCGCAGCCATCGATCACGACGACTTCCTCGCAGTCATCGAACGTCTCGTCGACGAGGCCGTCGACGACCGCGAACCGGTGTCGGCGGGGATGGCAACCGAACGCACGACGGTGACGGTGTTCGGCAACGATCGCACGGAGACGCTCGCCAGTCACGCCAACGCCGTCGTCTCGATGGGCGGTGCGCTCGCCGCGGTCCTCATCCTGGTCGCGATGGCGGTGAGCGTGCTGATCTTCTTCGTCACCTAGAGCCGCAGTTCGCGACGGTCGACCGCGTCACAGCTCGGACACCGGTGGCGGTACTCGACGCGCCGTCCGGTAGTGGACACCCGCCACTCGCCACCCTCGTCCTCGTAGCCACACGCCGGACAGACGGCGCGGGACTCCTCGTAGTGGGTGCGAAGCCGCCCGAACGGGGTCGATCCGGAGCGGGGCGTGATAGACATGCGGTAACTATTACCACGGTCGCGAGTTAACTCTTTCGCACACAGCCACCGAGCAGCCGCGAGCACGAGAGTTCTGATACCGTGTGGTGACATCGCCGACGCCCGCACGATCGACACGGTGGCAATGGTCGACGCACTCGGCGACACGGGGGAGCCGGCACGACACTGGGCGGTTCGAAGCAATCGCGCCGCTGGCGGTCGTCGATCACCCCATCGTCGTTCCCGACGGGGGCGACACGGCGACGGCGGAGCGGACGGTGGCCGCTCTGGCGCTCTAGGCGGGGTTCTTCCGCGAGAGGTCGCTGCCGCAGATGGGACAGCGGTCGCGATGTTCGTCGAACTCGCGCCCACAGCCCTGGCACTGGAACCGCCAGTCTCGCTGTTCGGCGATGCCCTCGCGGGCGATCACTTCGACGACGACGCCGAGATGCTCCGCGACGTTCTGCATCGCGTAGTCGTCGGTGACGAGCGTGCCGTCGAGTTCAAACGCGGCGGCGACCAGGCGCACGTCGGTCCCGGAGAGTTCCTCGCTGTCGCCCGTCTCGATCGCGGCGCGCTCAATGGTCTCGATGGTGTTGTCCGCCGGGATGTGGATATGCATCCCCGCGCCCTCCATCGCGTCGAAGCGATACTCGCTCTCGTCTTCGAGTTCCTCCTTGACCGAGGGGATCGAGGCCATCTGCGAGGAGGTGTGATACTCGTGAATGAACGCAGAAGAGTCGAGAACGTGCATCTACCGGTCGATAACGATGTAGTCTTTCACTGCCTGCACGCGTGACACGGGGACGTGAAGCTGCCCCTGATCGTCCTGCTGGAACTGGGAGTCGCTGGCGGAGAACTCCTCGTTCGGCGAGACGAGCAGGTCATTCAGCGATCCCGATTTCACGTTCATCGTGATGTTGTACAGCATTCCGAGCTCGGTTCCGTCCGATCCCATCACGGACTTGCCGGAGAGGTTTTCGGCGAGTACGTCGACCATACGAACGATATTCGCGGGCATGCCCTTAAACGCCACGGGGTCGGCCGTGGCGAGCGACGGTATGTTGAAAGACTTAACTTCGGTCCACGGCTGTTCGAGGATACGAAAACTTCTGCCGGGGGATATCATGTCAGATTCGGATACACGCGATCGGTCTGAGGCGCTTCGCACCCCCATCGTCGCCGTGCTCGGGCACGTCGACCACGGGAAGACTAGCTTGCTCGATAAGATCCGCGGGTCGGCGGTCAGCGAGGGGGAGGCCGGCGCCATCACCCAGCACATCGGCGCCACGGCAGTCCCGCTCGACACCATCTCCGGCATCGCCGGAAGTCTCGTCGATCCCGACGACTTCGACCTGCCCGGCCTGCTCTTCATCGACACCCCCGGTCACCACTCGTTCTCGACGCTGCGCTCGCGCGGCGGTGCGCTCGCGGACATCGCCATCCTCGTCGTCGACGTGAACGACGGCTTCCAGCCCCAGACCGAC comes from Haloplanus sp. XH21 and encodes:
- a CDS encoding PRC-barrel domain-containing protein, with amino-acid sequence MVDVLAENLSGKSVMGSDGTELGMLYNITMNVKSGSLNDLLVSPNEEFSASDSQFQQDDQGQLHVPVSRVQAVKDYIVIDR
- a CDS encoding NOB1 family endonuclease, which produces MHVLDSSAFIHEYHTSSQMASIPSVKEELEDESEYRFDAMEGAGMHIHIPADNTIETIERAAIETGDSEELSGTDVRLVAAAFELDGTLVTDDYAMQNVAEHLGVVVEVIAREGIAEQRDWRFQCQGCGREFDEHRDRCPICGSDLSRKNPA
- a CDS encoding DUF2070 family protein, with amino-acid sequence MTATQSDLAGLSRYIFTAPSWYASLGFALVIAAMAGIAAFDSGTTSPTWRNLLILGRDAWQGIFFIGLPTVIASIGTTGVDRFVGGKLTPNRSSLLALLCELIIVAIVTAAGIVSLLTPLGQTFVYDALIIALASIFAFRLLVVMAVSQSSLLIAAVPASLQTVVSAVFLFVYSGTVRFLELGGPLVDAYLTPYLSRASEAPPELWVIDASHFQLLAIMCVVYAGGVYVFIRVIDRPWQRSLGVSVLDFIRGFVGHVAEGSRELEDFFEKLGEEAIVPVTVLAFRRPDGTQKARFVLPMIHPGPMGEIGGGNFPVRVAEHTDGLVFPPHATAGHDFNLVTEREVDAILDAIDAAQKRLTYTDEATRSARTQSGEATMLGQAFGGNALLVATYAPGFADDVEYGVGLSVATEARTTGLDDVLLVDAHNSNNGLQGEDLGHVTPGSQRAFDMITAGRETGRRLAEAPQGDIQLGVAWDRTKWDALDGIGPLGVRVAVVDVADQRTAYILVDGNNMVPGLRGRIVDAVTTDSDIDVAEVMTTDTHIVNTVEADNQVGAAIDHDDFLAVIERLVDEAVDDREPVSAGMATERTTVTVFGNDRTETLASHANAVVSMGGALAAVLILVAMAVSVLIFFVT
- a CDS encoding HVO_0649 family zinc finger protein; the protein is MSITPRSGSTPFGRLRTHYEESRAVCPACGYEDEGGEWRVSTTGRRVEYRHRCPSCDAVDRRELRL